The genomic stretch CCAAAGTTATGTTTACAAAAAAAATGACAACCTTCTGGTCCGTCAGGATATAAAAATCGGCATCGAAACTGATACCACTACCGAGGTTAAAGAAGGCCTTACCCAAAATGACCAAGTCGTTCTCACCTCAAAATAAATCAAAAATCGTCCTCGAGTTAAAAGACGTAGTCAAAACCTATACTTCCGGCAATACTGTTTTCAATGCTCTTGACGGAGTTTCGGTCTGTATCCGTCAGGGAGAATTTGTTTCCATCACCGGACCTTCAGGATCCGGCAAATCGACTCTCATGCATATAATCGGCCTTCTTGACAACCCCACCACCGGCCAAGTCCTGCTCGAGGGGCAAGATATCTCTCACTTAAACGAAGAAGAGCTAGCCAAAACCCGTAATATTACCCTTGGCTTTGTCTTTCAGCAATTCAATCTTTTACCAAAAACTTCTTCCCTGGAAAACACCACCTTGCCGCTTTTGTATTCTGACATCCCCAGATCCAAACACAGACAAATGGGGATAAACTTGCTGACAAAAGTCGGCCTGGCAGACAAGATAATCAACACTCCCGCCCAATTATCCGGTGGTCAACAACAGCGGGTCGCCATCGCCCGGGCTCTGATCAACAACCCCAAAATAATTCTTGCCGATGAACCAACCGGCAATCTCGACTCAAAATCAGGTCTGGAAATTATGTCCCTTTTCCGCCAACTCCACCATGAGGGCAATACCATTGTCCTGGTTACTCATGATATGGAATTGGCTCAACAAGCCCAAAGAATTATTATTATCAAAGACGGCAAAGTCACCGGCAAATCATGCTAAAACCCTCCATCAACGATCTTATCAAAAGCAGTATCCGCAGTATTTTAAAAAATAAAAGCCGGACCGTACTAACTTCCCTGGGAGTCATTATCGGCGTTACCTCCGTCATCATGCTAACCTCAATCGGCAATGGTCTAAAAATTTTTGTCAATCAACAGTTTGAGGCCTTAGGAAGTAATACGATATTTGTCAGCCCGGGTAAAATTTTTAACGACGAAGGTGGCTTCAGCAACAACCGCAGCGGTCTCATCACCAACTCTTTTACCCAAAAAAATATCACCGATCTCAAACGCGGCCTTAAAACCAACATGGTCATGCCCCTCAAAACATCTTCTGTGGAAGCCAAATCAAATACCATAAAAAAAACTGTCACCATTATCGGCACCAATTACTTATATGGTCCCAACAACAATTCTTCACCATCTACCGGCAACGGCCGTTGGTTCACCAAAGAGGAAGAAGACAAAAATAGCACTGTCGCCATTTTAGGCGCCGTCATCGCCAAAGATCTTTTCCCCAATAGCTCCGCCTTGGGGAAAAAAATTGTTCTGGGCAGTAAAAATATAAAAATTATCGGCGTCAACGACAATAAAGGCAGCAGTTTTGGCGGTCCGAGTGTTGACGAGTACGTTTTTCTTCCTTTTGGGATTGTCGCCGACCTAACCGGTGATGAAAACATCCAGCAAATCATAATAAAAGCCCCAACCAAAGATCAAATAGATTCTACCAAAGAAAAAACCACCGACATTCTTTTAAAACATTTCGACAAAGATGCTTTTTCCGTCTTTGATTCTGCCCAACTTTTAAGCTCCATTAACTCCATCATCAGCACTCTGACCATTGCCCTCACCGGCATTGCCGCCATCTCTCTGATAGTCGGTGGAATAGGCATCATGAATATAATGCTAGTTACCGTTTCCGAAAGAACCCGCGAAATTGGCCTTCGAAAAGCTATCGGTGCTTATCCTCGTGCCATCCTGCTTCAGTTCCTTTTTGAGGCCATTATCCTATCCGGAATTGGCGGCATTGTTGGAATTATTCTTGGTTCTCTTGGAACCTTAGGCATCAACAGCTTCTTTCCGGCCAGAGTCACTCTTTCCTCAGTCGCCCTGGCTTTTGGTGTTTCCTTTATGGTTGGAATTATTTTTGGTGTTGCCCCGGCCCGCAAAGCCAGCCGGCTATCTCCGATCGAAGCCCTACGATACGAATAATCCCGTCTTTGCTATTATTAAAGGGTGAGACAAGAACTTAGGCATCATTTATTACCACTCCTCGGGATTTTTATCCTGGTTTCCATCGTCTGGATAATATACAAAGTTTCCCCTATAAACTTCGTTGCACTATTCTTTGGCTTAGCTATTGGCGCCTTTGCCCTAGACACCGATCATTTCATCTATTGGTTTTTTCTCTACCCCAATCTGGACGAAAGTCAGCAGGCGAAAATATTTTTAACCAACAAAAAATATAAAAAATTATTAAAATTGCTAGAAAATACTCACAAAAACCATACCAGTCTCGTCTTTCATCATTATTTTTTCCAGGCTATTCTTCTGCTTATTACCTTTTTTGTCTTTACCTCCACCACCAGTGTCTTTCCCAAAGCTATTTTGTTGGCTCTCAACATTCACCTTCTGGTCGACGAAATAGTTGACTTTAGAGTCGACAAAAAGCATCTCCAGGATTGGCTTTTTGCCCGCGAAGAAAAACAACTTGCCCTCAACTCCCTAACATATTACATCGGCACTTTTGTCCTGGTAAATGTCGTATACCTTTTTATCCTGATAAATTCAAAATTATGAGTCTGTTAACCGACCTAGTTTTTTTCGAAGCAAAAAACTTCCTGCCAAAAGAACAAATAATGCTTTTAGACGACACCCAATACGTTCTAAAAATATTGCCAAAAAACCACATTAACGATTATTCTTTCCTCGTTTCTTCCATCTCAAAAGCCTACGAGGG from Candidatus Shapirobacteria bacterium encodes the following:
- a CDS encoding ABC transporter ATP-binding protein, which codes for MTKSFSPQNKSKIVLELKDVVKTYTSGNTVFNALDGVSVCIRQGEFVSITGPSGSGKSTLMHIIGLLDNPTTGQVLLEGQDISHLNEEELAKTRNITLGFVFQQFNLLPKTSSLENTTLPLLYSDIPRSKHRQMGINLLTKVGLADKIINTPAQLSGGQQQRVAIARALINNPKIILADEPTGNLDSKSGLEIMSLFRQLHHEGNTIVLVTHDMELAQQAQRIIIIKDGKVTGKSC
- a CDS encoding ABC transporter permease, which translates into the protein MLKPSINDLIKSSIRSILKNKSRTVLTSLGVIIGVTSVIMLTSIGNGLKIFVNQQFEALGSNTIFVSPGKIFNDEGGFSNNRSGLITNSFTQKNITDLKRGLKTNMVMPLKTSSVEAKSNTIKKTVTIIGTNYLYGPNNNSSPSTGNGRWFTKEEEDKNSTVAILGAVIAKDLFPNSSALGKKIVLGSKNIKIIGVNDNKGSSFGGPSVDEYVFLPFGIVADLTGDENIQQIIIKAPTKDQIDSTKEKTTDILLKHFDKDAFSVFDSAQLLSSINSIISTLTIALTGIAAISLIVGGIGIMNIMLVTVSERTREIGLRKAIGAYPRAILLQFLFEAIILSGIGGIVGIILGSLGTLGINSFFPARVTLSSVALAFGVSFMVGIIFGVAPARKASRLSPIEALRYE